The nucleotide sequence CCACTTCCACCCCAAAGGTTTTAAGAAACTCCGCTCCTTCCTCTACACCAATGCCTTTGTAGGCTGCATAGGAATCAAGAAAAATCACTTTGCTGATTTTCATGGTATATATCACCCGTGCACAGGCAATGCATGGCGCCAATGTGACGTATAGGGTAGCCCCTTCTATGTTCGATCCATTTTTGACAGCGTATAATATCGCATTCTGTTCGGCGTGTAAGGCCAGCGAGCAGCTACCTTTTGAATCACGCGGGCAGCCTGTTTCAGGAAATTCCTCATCGCAGTTGTGGGTACCCGAAGGTGGGCCATTATAGCCAATCGAGATGATGCGGGTATCCTTGACTAGCACCGCTCCTACTTGCGCCTTGATGCAATGTGATCTTTTGGCCAAATTTTTTGCCAATTCCATGTAGATGTCATCAAAATTCGGCTTGGGATTCGTTATGGACATACTAGTTTGTACTTAGATGAGAATATGCAAAGTAGACAAAGGTTCATGATCATTCCAAAAAACCCATTGAAAGGTACCTACCTCGCTGTAATGGCAAGCATCTGGTGTTGGGTGTTAGCTCTCACTCCCGGTTTGGGGCAACCTGCCTCATCAGGTCTGATTTTTAAAAAAGAAAAAATAGCACTAGCCAACGCCAGATCTTTTTATATCCTCGATGTGGCGGACAAGCGAAAAATGAAACCCAATCAGTTAGGTACGGTGGTACTGTATGGAACCGCTGTACCACTTTTACTGAACCAACCTCTTGAACGCGAACTTTTTGAGCACTGGTCATCCTCCCTGCGCCCTAAAACTGAAGAAAGTCTCCCCCTGGAAATTCAATTGGATGAAGTTTCGGTCAGCGAACGAAAAATTGCCCCTAACAAAATTTCGGGTGAGATGAAGGTCAAGATCACTTTCCAGTGGACGCGAGCAGCGACAACCGTTTTTCTGACGGGCTATTCCACGGCAAGTACCTACACCCGCCCCGAAACTTCCTACGACCACGAGGCAGCTCTACGCCGACTTCTTGACGGAGCGATCCGAAATTTCGACCAATGGATAGGGCTAAATGAGAATAAAAATCCGTTGCTGGCCCGGGGCGTCAAGCTGGTATTTGAAAACTTAAACCAGGGAGAACAATCCGATACCGTCTTTTATGACCCGGCTCGAAAACTGACATGGGACGATTTTCAGGGCAATTCAAACCGACCGGGCAGTAAATATGCCGCAGCGGTATTTTCAAGCCTATCTTACGAAGGAAGCTCCAAAATGGCCGGTAAATACCTTCAGGCAACGATTGGACTGAAAGTATTTATGGTGAAAAGCATGTCCTGGGGACGCTCGGAAGCCCGTAATTCCAGCACCTTGGCACATGAACAGACCCATTTCAACATTACCCGTCTCATGGCGGAACGTTTCCGGGAACGCCTGAAAACAATGGATCTGACCATCGAAGATTACGACAGCCAGATCCAGTATGAGTTTTTAGAAATTTTCCGGGAAATGAACAAGGAACAGGAAAAGTACGATGCCGAGTCACACCATGGGCTCAACACTTCAGTCCAGGACGAATGGAACCGGAAGGTACAGGCCGAAATAACACGGCTCTATCAGGGTAGCTAATGCCAGGGTACCCCCATGAGATCAATCTCCCCTCCCACGGTCAGGCTTCTCGATTGCGCTTCCCTACCTTCATACCTCAATTTTTTTCTTACTAATCAGCCACTCGGGTTTGGTAGTCTTTACTTTAGCTTTTAGTTCATTGAGTAACGAGTACAGGCCAAAGTAGGTCCGGTTGATATACAAGCCATGCTGTGAGCCCCGCGCTACCTTGGAATTTTTGAGCTCCTCGACCTTAGCCAGTTCGTCGGCAAAGGCATAAACCGAATCGAAGTAGGTTTCATCGCCGAAGTCGAACTCATCCACGGCAAAAGGTTTTCCCAAAAGCCCAATCATGGTTTTGAAAAGATCCGAGAACATTCGTTTGTCCGCCTCAGTATCTTCATTGACCAGAAATTCGAGATTATAAAATATCGCCTGCGTCTTTTGCTCATCTTCTACCGTATCAGGATTGATGAGGGCGAAATAATTGTCGTAGAAAAAGTCAGGAATGACTTTCACACAGCCGAAGTCAATGACGCCCATGGTACCGTCCGCCCGCATCAGGAAGTTCCCTGGATGCGGATCGGCATGTACCTGGCGCAGTTGGTGTACCTGGAAATCGTAAAAATCCCACAGGGCCTGCCCTATTTTGTTCCTCACCTCTTGCGAAGGGTTCGTCAGCAGAAAATCTTTTAAATGCTGTCCTTCCAGCCAATCCATCGTCAGAATACGGCTTCCGGACCACTCGGGGTAGTAAGCCGGAAATACCAGATCGGGAATGTGAGCGCAGGCTTCCGAAATTTCCACCGACCGTTTCAATTCCAACTCATAGTCAGTTTCTTCCAGCAGCTTGGACTCTACCTCGCCCATGTAG is from Salmonirosea aquatica and encodes:
- a CDS encoding deoxycytidylate deaminase; the protein is MSITNPKPNFDDIYMELAKNLAKRSHCIKAQVGAVLVKDTRIISIGYNGPPSGTHNCDEEFPETGCPRDSKGSCSLALHAEQNAILYAVKNGSNIEGATLYVTLAPCIACARVIYTMKISKVIFLDSYAAYKGIGVEEGAEFLKTFGVEVEQYGMGTGGLVL
- a CDS encoding DUF922 domain-containing protein, which translates into the protein MIIPKNPLKGTYLAVMASIWCWVLALTPGLGQPASSGLIFKKEKIALANARSFYILDVADKRKMKPNQLGTVVLYGTAVPLLLNQPLERELFEHWSSSLRPKTEESLPLEIQLDEVSVSERKIAPNKISGEMKVKITFQWTRAATTVFLTGYSTASTYTRPETSYDHEAALRRLLDGAIRNFDQWIGLNENKNPLLARGVKLVFENLNQGEQSDTVFYDPARKLTWDDFQGNSNRPGSKYAAAVFSSLSYEGSSKMAGKYLQATIGLKVFMVKSMSWGRSEARNSSTLAHEQTHFNITRLMAERFRERLKTMDLTIEDYDSQIQYEFLEIFREMNKEQEKYDAESHHGLNTSVQDEWNRKVQAEITRLYQGS
- a CDS encoding ABC1 kinase family protein, which gives rise to MKEQQSIPTSKVARATQFVKTGVKIGGNYLKYNVKKMVDPNLTKEQLHTDNATDIYDSLSQLKGSALKVAQMLSMDRNVLPRAYVDRFQMSQYSAPPLSGPLVVKTFRNQFGKTPGELFDTFEMQALNAASIGQVHLATKDGKKLAVKIQYPGVANSISSDLKMVKPMAVRLFGLNETDIERYMGEVESKLLEETDYELELKRSVEISEACAHIPDLVFPAYYPEWSGSRILTMDWLEGQHLKDFLLTNPSQEVRNKIGQALWDFYDFQVHQLRQVHADPHPGNFLMRADGTMGVIDFGCVKVIPDFFYDNYFALINPDTVEDEQKTQAIFYNLEFLVNEDTEADKRMFSDLFKTMIGLLGKPFAVDEFDFGDETYFDSVYAFADELAKVEELKNSKVARGSQHGLYINRTYFGLYSLLNELKAKVKTTKPEWLISKKKIEV